One Kineococcus radiotolerans SRS30216 = ATCC BAA-149 DNA window includes the following coding sequences:
- a CDS encoding PspC domain-containing protein, translated as MNAVHATFARQGLVRPREGRLVGGVCAGLARRFGLDPWAVRALFVATLVLVPGSQLLVYPLLWVLVPGDDAPVVPPVQRPTA; from the coding sequence GTGAACGCCGTCCACGCCACCTTCGCCCGCCAGGGACTCGTCCGCCCCCGCGAGGGGCGCCTCGTCGGCGGTGTCTGCGCCGGCCTGGCCCGGCGCTTCGGGCTCGACCCCTGGGCCGTGCGCGCCCTCTTCGTCGCCACCCTCGTCCTGGTCCCCGGCAGCCAGCTGCTGGTCTACCCGCTGCTGTGGGTGCTCGTGCCCGGCGACGACGCGCCGGTCGTCCCCCCCGTCCAGCGGCCCACGGCCTGA
- a CDS encoding CAP domain-containing protein, whose translation MDTTARSPRATRRPTRRARVLGVVALLASAAGAVAGAGAAQAAAPLTGDGGAAWRSYELVNSARAQAGLPALGLTEEANRVATDWAFRMAGEANLHHNPDLSVQMRGWSLVAENVGVGADSDQLQGAFMASPGHRANILRPEVSVVGLGAVRSGDGRLWVVQVFEQPAGPVPFLQVQTHQAPAPQPLPAPAAAPAPQVDRDTRDAR comes from the coding sequence GTGGACACCACCGCCCGCTCGCCCCGCGCCACCCGCCGTCCGACCCGCCGCGCCCGCGTCCTGGGCGTGGTCGCCCTGCTGGCCTCCGCCGCCGGTGCCGTCGCGGGAGCCGGTGCGGCGCAGGCGGCCGCGCCCCTCACCGGGGACGGCGGCGCGGCGTGGCGCTCCTACGAGCTCGTCAACTCCGCCCGGGCCCAGGCCGGTCTGCCCGCCCTCGGCCTCACCGAGGAGGCGAACCGGGTCGCGACCGACTGGGCCTTCCGGATGGCCGGCGAGGCGAACCTCCACCACAACCCCGACCTGTCGGTGCAGATGCGCGGCTGGTCCCTCGTCGCGGAGAACGTCGGGGTCGGCGCGGACAGCGACCAGCTCCAGGGCGCCTTCATGGCCTCCCCGGGCCACCGCGCGAACATCCTCCGCCCCGAGGTCAGCGTCGTCGGCCTCGGCGCGGTCCGCTCCGGCGACGGGCGCCTGTGGGTCGTGCAGGTCTTCGAGCAGCCCGCCGGCCCGGTCCCCTTCCTCCAGGTCCAGACCCACCAGGCCCCGGCCCCCCAGCCCCTGCCCGCTCCCGCCGCCGCCCCGGCTCCCCAGGTCGACCGCGACACCCGCGACGCGCGCTGA
- a CDS encoding LysR family transcriptional regulator — protein MLDVHRLRLLRELHRRGTLAAVAAALGYSPSAVSQQLSQLEAEAGVPLLEKVGRGVALTAAARVLVGHADAVLAQLERAEADLAALHDDVTGTLRVASFQSVLFVLVPAALTRLARSHPALRVEIGQHEPGPAFSLLAAHDVDLVLGEEYPGYPQPRAADADDEDLVLDELRLAVPREGPWSGVRSLADVAGAPWVVEPRGTEPGAWGVAECRRAGFEPDARISSPDVLLHVRLVETGHVVALLPDLAWAGRRPALRLVDLPGHPARRLFTRVRRGAAGRPAVQAFRRALREAAAEVGAGVAVTPGRRAAGPR, from the coding sequence GTGCTGGACGTCCACCGCCTCCGGCTGCTGCGCGAGCTGCACCGGCGGGGAACGCTGGCCGCGGTCGCCGCGGCCCTGGGCTACAGCCCCTCGGCCGTCTCCCAGCAGCTGTCGCAGCTGGAGGCCGAGGCCGGGGTGCCCCTGCTGGAGAAGGTGGGGCGCGGGGTCGCGCTGACCGCCGCGGCGCGGGTCCTGGTGGGGCACGCGGACGCCGTGCTGGCCCAGCTCGAGCGCGCCGAGGCCGACCTCGCCGCCCTGCACGACGACGTGACCGGCACCCTGCGGGTGGCCAGCTTCCAGTCGGTGCTCTTCGTGCTGGTGCCCGCCGCGCTCACGCGGCTGGCGCGCTCGCACCCGGCGCTGCGGGTGGAGATCGGCCAGCACGAGCCCGGCCCGGCGTTCTCGCTGCTGGCCGCGCACGACGTCGACCTGGTCCTGGGCGAGGAGTACCCGGGGTACCCGCAGCCGCGGGCGGCCGACGCCGACGACGAGGACCTGGTGCTCGACGAGCTGCGGCTCGCCGTCCCGCGCGAGGGCCCGTGGTCGGGGGTGCGGTCGCTGGCCGACGTGGCCGGCGCCCCGTGGGTCGTGGAGCCGCGCGGCACCGAACCGGGGGCGTGGGGCGTGGCGGAGTGCCGCCGGGCGGGGTTCGAGCCCGACGCCCGGATCAGCAGCCCGGACGTGCTGCTGCACGTCCGCCTCGTCGAGACCGGGCACGTCGTGGCGCTGCTGCCCGACCTGGCCTGGGCCGGGCGCCGGCCCGCGCTGCGGCTGGTCGACCTGCCCGGCCACCCGGCCCGCCGCCTGTTCACCCGGGTCCGGCGGGGGGCGGCGGGCCGGCCCGCGGTGCAGGCGTTCCGGCGGGCGCTGCGGGAGGCGGCGGCCGAGGTGGGCGCCGGGGTGGCGGTTACGCCTGGACGAAGGGCAGCAGGACCGCGTTGA
- a CDS encoding EamA family transporter — translation MGPVLLVLGSCTSLQIGAALAVHLFALGGSTGTTFLRLGLAALVLLLVVRPRVRGWTRGQWRAAAALGLALAGMNLSFYTALSRIDLGTAVTIEFLGPLALAAATSRRARDLLWVGLALAGVGVLGVAGETHGDGLDPVGAGFALLAGAFWAGYIRAGARLGREVPGHGGLAVATAVATLVLAPVGVPGALRALQAPDGLLLALGTAVLASVVPYSLELAALRRLPQRTFGVLLSLEPVVASLAGWALLGQALTLLAALGIVLVVVASAGATWSAGSAARERARTPRPRRDPRDGPEDGPGTTGPGPGTGADAPCPTGQPAPPGG, via the coding sequence GTGGGTCCCGTCCTCCTCGTCCTCGGCTCCTGCACGTCGCTGCAGATCGGCGCCGCGCTCGCCGTGCACCTCTTCGCCCTCGGCGGCAGCACCGGCACGACGTTCCTGCGGCTGGGGCTGGCGGCCCTCGTCCTGCTGCTCGTCGTCCGCCCGCGCGTGCGCGGCTGGACCCGCGGGCAGTGGCGGGCCGCGGCGGCACTGGGGCTGGCGCTGGCCGGGATGAACCTGTCGTTCTACACCGCGCTCTCGCGCATCGACCTCGGCACGGCCGTCACCATCGAGTTCCTGGGGCCGCTGGCCCTGGCCGCGGCGACCTCCCGGCGCGCGCGCGACCTCCTCTGGGTGGGGCTCGCCCTGGCCGGCGTCGGGGTGCTCGGGGTGGCGGGGGAGACGCACGGCGACGGCCTGGACCCCGTCGGGGCGGGGTTCGCGCTGCTCGCGGGGGCGTTCTGGGCCGGCTACATCCGGGCCGGGGCACGACTGGGGCGGGAGGTCCCCGGCCACGGCGGGCTCGCGGTCGCGACCGCCGTGGCGACCCTGGTCCTGGCCCCCGTCGGGGTCCCCGGCGCCCTGCGGGCCCTGCAGGCCCCCGACGGGCTGCTGCTCGCCCTCGGCACGGCCGTGCTGGCCTCCGTGGTGCCGTACTCCCTGGAGCTGGCCGCCCTGCGGCGCCTGCCGCAGCGGACCTTCGGGGTCCTGCTCAGCCTCGAACCCGTCGTGGCGTCCCTGGCCGGCTGGGCGCTGCTGGGGCAGGCCCTGACCCTCCTCGCGGCGCTGGGCATCGTGCTCGTCGTCGTCGCCAGCGCGGGGGCCACCTGGAGCGCGGGCTCCGCGGCCCGGGAGCGCGCGCGCACGCCCCGCCCGCGCCGCGACCCGCGGGACGGACCGGAGGACGGGCCGGGGACGACGGGCCCCGGTCCCGGGACGGGTGCTGACGCACCGTGCCCGACGGGGCAGCCCGCACCCCCGGGAGGGTGA